One genomic segment of Pseudomonadota bacterium includes these proteins:
- a CDS encoding gallate dioxygenase produces MATIVGGIATSHTPTIGFALDAKKQNDPVWAPIFAGYEPVRAWLAERKPDVLVMIYNDHITSFFFDHYSQFALGVGDRYWPADEGGGPRKLPAIAGHPALAQHIATSLVADEFDLSYFQGKGLDHGCFSPLSVVWPHDTTWPGAIVPLQVGVLQFPIPSARRCYKLGQALRRAIESFPQDLKVAIVGTGGLSHQVHGERAGFNNTPWDMEFLELLEKDPEQLTQLTIAEYARRGGLEGSEVIMWLLMRGALNKRVRKLHQSYYLPSMTPIATLIFENVPDDEVAESPAAHRERIGREWVGIDQLPGTYPFTLDRSVKAYRLNHFLHGLIEPDYRKRFLADPEPMFAQAGLTDEEQDLVRRRDWLGLIRYGVIFFLLEKLAAVVGTTNLHVYAAFRGLTLEEFQKTRNAQILYSVAGK; encoded by the coding sequence ATGGCAACCATCGTAGGTGGCATCGCAACTTCGCATACGCCGACCATTGGCTTCGCGCTCGATGCAAAGAAGCAAAACGACCCGGTATGGGCGCCGATCTTCGCGGGATATGAACCCGTGCGTGCGTGGCTGGCCGAGCGCAAGCCCGATGTGCTGGTGATGATCTACAACGATCACATCACCTCCTTCTTCTTCGATCACTACTCGCAGTTCGCGCTGGGGGTCGGCGACCGGTACTGGCCGGCGGACGAAGGCGGGGGACCGCGCAAGCTGCCTGCGATCGCGGGGCATCCCGCGCTCGCGCAACACATCGCGACCTCGCTGGTCGCCGACGAGTTCGATCTGTCGTATTTCCAGGGCAAGGGCCTCGACCACGGCTGCTTCTCGCCGCTGTCGGTGGTGTGGCCGCACGACACCACCTGGCCCGGCGCCATCGTGCCGCTGCAGGTGGGCGTGCTGCAGTTTCCGATTCCGTCCGCGCGGCGTTGTTACAAGCTCGGGCAGGCGCTGCGGCGCGCGATCGAGAGTTTTCCGCAGGATCTGAAGGTCGCGATCGTAGGTACCGGTGGACTGTCGCACCAGGTGCATGGCGAACGCGCGGGCTTCAACAACACACCGTGGGACATGGAGTTTCTCGAATTGCTCGAGAAGGACCCGGAGCAGCTGACGCAGCTCACGATCGCCGAGTACGCCCGGCGCGGCGGACTCGAAGGCTCCGAAGTGATCATGTGGCTGCTGATGCGCGGCGCGCTCAACAAACGCGTACGCAAGCTGCACCAGTCTTACTACCTGCCGTCGATGACCCCCATCGCGACGCTGATCTTCGAGAACGTGCCGGACGACGAGGTGGCCGAGTCACCGGCGGCGCACCGCGAACGGATCGGGCGCGAATGGGTGGGGATCGATCAGCTGCCGGGGACCTACCCCTTCACGCTCGATCGCAGCGTCAAGGCGTACCGCCTCAATCATTTCCTGCACGGGTTGATCGAGCCCGACTACCGCAAGCGATTTCTCGCGGACCCGGAGCCGATGTTCGCGCAGGCCGGTCTGACGGATGAGGAACAGGATCTGGTGCGCCGCCGCGACTGGCTGGGACTGATCCGCTACGGCGTGATCTTCTTCCTGCTGGAAAAACTCGCGGCGGTGGTGGGCACCACCAACCTGCACGTCTACGCCGCGTTCCGCGGCCTCACCCTCGAGGAATTCCAGAAGACGCGCAACGCGCAGATCCTGTATTCGGTCGCGGGGAAGTAG